In Bombina bombina isolate aBomBom1 chromosome 6, aBomBom1.pri, whole genome shotgun sequence, a single genomic region encodes these proteins:
- the LOC128664618 gene encoding olfactory receptor 5V1-like, protein MATQDNASENTTLKTEFHLQAFTSYADLWLLIFIIIFLMYLVAAFGNIIIILLVCLEQQLHTPMYFFLCNLAVQDILQVSSILPRLLVITITGDTSISFLGCITQMFMFAMCACTDFLLLTSMAYDRYVAICIPLHYSLIMNKRACALLSTTSWCIGNFNTLMLSLLVTTLTFNSCQEVNHYFCELKTLIERSSSDSTSIGTLISVECVFLGFLPFLLITASYVCIISTILKIQSSTGRVKAFSRCSSHLTIVIIFCGTAVSLYIKPGSQHSEEEDKLLSLLYVVVVPMLNPLVYSLRNKDILKALNKIRNNIF, encoded by the coding sequence ATGGCCACACAAGACAATGCAAGTGAGAATACTACATTAAAAACAGAATTCCATCTCCAGGCATTTACGAGCTATGCAGACCTCTGGCTTTTGATtttcattataatttttttaatgtacttGGTAGCTGCATTCGGGAACATAATCATTATTTTACTTGTATGTCTGGAACAACAACTGCATACGCCAATGTATTTCTTCTTGTGTAACTTGGCTGTTCAGGATATACTGCAAGTCTCTTCCATTCTACCAAGATTGCTGGTTATCACAATAACAGGGGATACCAGCATCTCATTCTTGGGTTGTATTACACAAATGTTTATGTTTGCCATGTGTGCTTGTACAGATTTTTTACTGCTGACTTCTATGGCTTATGATCGCTATGTTGCTATCTGTATTCCTCTACATTATTCTCTCATCATGAACAAAAGAGCATGTGCCTTATTGTCAACTACTTCCTGGTGTATTGGTAATTTCAATACATTAATGCTATCTTTGTTGGTGACAACTTTAACTTTTAATAGCTGTCAAGAAGTGAACCATTATTTCTGTGAATTAAAAACACTGATTGAACGTTCTTCTTCTGACTCTACAAGCATCGGTACCTTAATTTCTGTTGAATGTGTATTTTTGGGTTTTCTTCCCTTTTTGTTAATAACCGCCTCCTATGTATGCATCATATCAACTATTTTAAAGATCCAAAGCTCAACAGGAAGAGTAAAAGCCTTCTCCAGATGTTCATCTCATCTCACCATTGTTATAATATTCTGTGGAACAGCTGTCAGCTTGTACATAAAACCTGGGTCTCAACATTCAGAAGAAGAAGACAAACTGTTATCTCTTCTGTATGTAGTTGTGGTCCCAATGTTAAATCCACTGGTATATAGTTTGAgaaacaaagacattttaaaagCATTAAACAAAATAAGAAATAACATATTTTAA